In Myxocyprinus asiaticus isolate MX2 ecotype Aquarium Trade chromosome 8, UBuf_Myxa_2, whole genome shotgun sequence, a single genomic region encodes these proteins:
- the LOC127444638 gene encoding NLR family CARD domain-containing protein 3-like isoform X2 produces MSHYEEKEEENTAASPEPNCVSMKSDQSMSPSDQFSDVVVIFDPSEKRGDLIQVQSRCGVCEKVLKDPVSITCRHSFCRQCISCYWDKTSPSEYFHCPLCRKRSRTRPALHTNRGSSSVGSANFYSKSDLLEETGDLQQDSHQPVVDVLQRVKDQHKTSMKNNYESLFVGFKLQENQTLLNRIYTQLYIIEGESEGVNEEHEVLHMEKTDRTQHLQDTPIYCNDIFKPLPEPGCEEKRKDQIKTVLTKGIAGIGKTVSVQKFILDWAEGKANQDVDFMFVLPFRELNLIKDEQYSLHKLLLDFHPELHDLDSKIYDECKLVFIFDGLDESRIPLMFSDSEKVSDVTETSSVGVLMSNLIKGDLLPSALIWITSRPAAANQIPSKYIKRVTEVQGFSDPQKEEYFRKRISDEHQASRIISHIRRARSLHIMCHIPVFCWISSTVLQNILKQDDSAEIPQTLTEMYIHFLLIQINMRNQKYKERDPEKLLQSNREVIMKLSELAYKQLMKGNVMFYEEDLRESGIDVTDASVYSGICTEIFKEESVILQRKVYCFIHLSFQEFLAAFHVFHYYSNKNSDTPWFFDLIYNLLTGVVKKALKSENGHLDLFLRFLLGISLESNQRLLQDLLTRTENSSESIKKTITYIKNKIRNGHGLSSERSISLFLCLLEMKDQTLYREIQEFLKSDKHSENKLSLAHCSAIAYMLQMSEEVLDELDLKKYNTSEEGRRRLVPAVSNCRKALLADCNLTSQHCEIVASALQLSKSLLRELDLSNNDLQDSGVKLLSDALKSPNCKLDILRLSGCMVTEVGCCFLASALSSNPSHPIELDLSYNHPGESGDKLLSERLNDPNCKLTILKRTLDHALTSTYTHHPT; encoded by the exons ATGAGTCATTATGAAGAGAAAGAAGAGGAGAACACTGCAGCATCTCCAGAACCCAACTGTGTGTCTATGAAGAGTGATCAATCCATGAGTCCTTCAGATCAATTCAGTGATGTAGTGGTTATCTTTGACCCCAG TGAGAAGAGGGGTGATCTGATCCAAGTTCAGTCCAGATGTGGAGTTTGCGAGAAGGTTTTGAAAGATCCGGTCTCTATCACCTGTAGACACAGTTTCTGCAGGCAGTGTATCAGCTGCTACTGGGACAAGACCAGTCCATCAGAATACTTTCACTGTCCTCTATGCAGAAAGAGATCTAGAACACGTCCTGCTCTACACACAAATAGAGGATCCAGTTCTGTTGGTTCTGCTAATTTCTACTCCAAATCAGACCTGCTGGAGGAGACTGGAGACCTGCAGCAGGATTCTCACCAGCCAGTAGTTGATGTTCTTCAGAGAGTCAAAGACCAACACAAAACCAGCATGAAGAACAATTATGAGAGCTTATTTGTGGGATTCAAACTACAAGAGAATCAAACGCTCCTGAACAGGATTTACACACAGCTCTACATCATAGAGGGAGAGAGTGAAGGGGTGAATGAAGAACATGAGGTTTTACACATGGAGAAAACAGACAGAACTCAACACTTACAAGACACTCCAATCTACTGCAATGACATCTTtaaacccttacctgaaccaggatgTGAGGAGAAGAGAAAAGACCAAATAAAGACTGTTCTTACTAAAGGCATCGCTGGAATTGGAAAAACTGTCTCTGTGCAGAAGTTCATTCTGGACTGGGCCGAGGGAAAAGCAAATCAGGATGTAGATTTCATGTTTGTGCTTCCATTTCGAGAGCTGAACTTGATTAAAGATGAGCAGTACAGTCTTCACAAACTTCTGCTGGACTTTCATCCTGAACTTCATGATCTGGACTCAAAGATTTATGATGAGTGTAAACTTGTGTTCATCTTTGACGGTCTGGATGAAAGCAGAATTCCACTGATGTTTTCAGACAGTGAGAAAGTTTCTGATGTGACTGAGACTTCATCAGTGGGAGTGTTGATGTCAAACCTCATCAAAGGAGATCTGCTCCCCTCTGCTCTCATCTGGATCACCTCCAgaccagcagcagccaatcagatcCCCTCCAAATACATAAAGCGTGTGACAGAAGTTCAGGGATTCAGTGACCCTCAGAAGGAGGAATATTTCAGGAAGAGAATCAGTGATGAGCATCAAGCCAGCAGAATCATCTCACACATTAGAAGAGCAAGAAGCCTCCACATTATGTGCCACATACCAGTCTTCTGTTGGATCTCATCCACTGTGCTTCAAAACATCCTGAAACAAGATGACAGTGCAGAAATCCCTCAAACTCTGACTGAAATGTACATCCACTTTCTGCTCATACAGATCAATATGAGGAATCAGAAGTATAAAGAGAGAGATCCAGAGAAACTCCTGCAGTCCAACAGAGAAGTGATCATGAAACTTTCTGAACTGGCGTACAAACAACTGATGAAGGGCAATGTCATGTTCTATGAGGAGGACCTGAGAGAGAGCGGCATAGATGTCACTGATGCCTCAGTGTATTCTGGGATCTGCACTGAGATCTTTAAGGAGGAATCTGTGATTCTTCAGAGGAAAGTCTACTGCTTCATACATCTCAGCTTTCAGGAGTTTCTGGCTGCTTTCCATGTGTTTCATTATTACTCTAACAAAAATTCTGACACTCCATGGTTTTttgatttaatttataatttactgACAGGAGTAGTCAAAAAAGCCCTTAAGAGTGAAAACGGACACTTGGATCTTTTCCTGCGATTCCTGCTGGGCATCTCACTGGAGTCCAATCAGAGACTCTTACAGGATCTTCTGACACGCACAGAAAACAGCTCAGAGAGCATCAAGAAAACTATTActtatatcaaaaacaaaatcaGAAATGGACATGGACTCTCCTCTGAAAGATCCATCAGTCTCTTCCTCTGTCTGCTGGAGATGAAAGATCAGACTCTGTACAGAGAGATTCAGGAGTTTCTGAAATCAGACAAACACTCAGAGAATAAACTGTCTCTTGCACACTGTTCAGCAATCGCCTACATGCTTCAGATGTCAGAGGAGGTGCTAGATGAGCTGGACCTGAAGAAATACAACACATCAGAGGAGGGTAGAAGAAGACTAGTACCAGCTGTGAGCAACTGTAGAAAAGCTCT TCTTGCTGACTGTAATCTCACTAGTCAGCACTGTGAAATTGTGGCTTCAGCTCTACAATTGTCAAAATCCCTACTGAGAGAGCTGGATCTGAGTAACAATGACCTGcaggattcaggagtgaagctgctctctgatgcACTGAAGAGTCCAAACTGTAAACTAGATATACTGAG